Proteins from one Listeria weihenstephanensis genomic window:
- a CDS encoding class I SAM-dependent methyltransferase, which yields MAIIQIKSTNPDFSFLIKKNPDSGMILRQMRKGTAHGWYSSPDTYNVYFKDADNEISYKKYRDENFEYLNLSRYNSNIFPLNALGEFFSLKERDSRDLPGFTHQFHINMLYIRRSHYIEFFQKYMPNYTFETTHLADKNWAVTISTESSLYDLIHMSNLFCLFFAGFSQEYLDITDDLLTKYIKSVQITDPPFYIRNLFVHNFLTTRNTFNKFKSELEATDRYDIQFDFGGTAVQRRNFIASQLNFDKVIVDIGCGEGFYAIHFAAKTKLDYYAIDIDPEMLLLTNKKAAKKELDNIITYPSLETFLENAPTEKVDVILTEVIEHMHTKMAKKLIRNIIQAIDFDTFIITTPNSDFNTFYGLEGFRHDDHDWEMSTAEFQTWLTEVVNDDNISLEFHEIGDAVNGIHTTQGAILRREKI from the coding sequence ATGGCCATTATTCAAATTAAATCTACAAATCCAGACTTTTCTTTCCTTATTAAGAAGAATCCCGACTCTGGTATGATCCTTCGTCAAATGCGCAAAGGTACCGCACACGGTTGGTACTCCTCACCTGACACCTATAATGTCTATTTTAAAGACGCTGATAATGAGATTTCCTATAAAAAGTATCGAGATGAGAATTTTGAATACCTCAATCTTTCCCGCTACAATTCGAACATTTTCCCGCTAAATGCTTTAGGTGAATTCTTTTCTTTAAAAGAACGTGACTCGCGAGACCTTCCAGGATTCACACACCAGTTCCACATTAATATGCTCTACATCCGTCGCTCTCACTACATTGAGTTTTTTCAAAAATATATGCCTAACTATACTTTCGAAACCACCCATCTTGCTGATAAAAATTGGGCCGTGACGATCTCAACGGAATCTAGTCTTTATGATCTGATCCATATGTCTAATCTCTTTTGCCTGTTTTTTGCGGGTTTCAGTCAAGAATACCTGGATATCACGGACGACTTACTTACCAAATACATCAAAAGTGTCCAGATTACTGATCCACCGTTCTACATCCGTAACCTATTTGTGCATAATTTTCTAACCACACGAAATACGTTCAATAAATTCAAATCCGAACTTGAAGCAACGGATAGATACGATATTCAATTTGATTTCGGTGGCACTGCCGTTCAAAGGCGGAATTTTATCGCAAGTCAGCTGAATTTTGATAAAGTTATAGTTGATATTGGCTGTGGCGAGGGCTTTTACGCGATTCACTTTGCTGCAAAAACGAAGCTAGATTACTACGCGATCGATATTGACCCAGAAATGCTACTCCTAACCAATAAAAAAGCGGCGAAAAAAGAACTCGATAACATCATCACATACCCATCTCTAGAAACTTTTCTAGAAAACGCTCCTACCGAGAAAGTCGATGTTATTTTAACAGAAGTTATCGAACATATGCATACAAAAATGGCGAAAAAACTCATCCGCAACATCATTCAAGCCATCGATTTCGATACATTCATTATTACTACACCAAACAGCGATTTCAATACGTTTTATGGTCTCGAAGGCTTCCGTCATGATGATCATGATTGGGAAATGAGCACAGCTGAGTTTCAAACATGGCTTACGGAAGTAGTTAATGATGATAATATCTCGCTTGAATTCCACGAGATTGGCGACGCAGTCAACGGTATTCACACAACACAAGGTGCCATTTTAAGAAGGGAGAAAATCTAA
- a CDS encoding metallophosphoesterase has product MELKTKLHTIFMLVGPTECGKSTFARNILLPQLQFSDPDKNFPANIQYLSSDAIRQEMLGKDYDKYAQIMLEASDQTFEMLFKKLDLVTKFPINAEFVILDTTGLHADFREKVRETAKKNNYNLEVILFDYRNREDYYTSERSKKLISNHLTRLKKDILPHIARENYNQIHRVRAKNFTTQPDDYTIKITNKTAFLDTILPTNETYTIIGDVHECVSELKSLLQKHGVQIEDNKITHSPCKIVLVGDWIDKGKNTREITEFLHENQQYFLFVLGNHENFVHKYILGEIKGANQEIVDNYFDSIPDLVADPILFAKFEDLFHLAQPFYHYIGDETASFYVTHSPCQNKYIGKLDGNSMRHQRNFHLDRTKPVQEQLAFLEQDAVNNYPYHIFGHVAAKKAFRIKNKLHLDTGCAHGNTLTAVTLKYRKPIFKSVHSENQQLAGELPELFKQKRTVAISELDTESLRRLHYISENKINFVSGTMSPAPKDLETNNLESLEKGLEYFAKKGISEVVLQPKYMGSRCNIYLHKNTKSSFAVSRNGYKITHIDLTPIYQILQSQFATYMAENNIQMLILDGELLPWQALGKELIEKQFQPIETALETELSFLQSHGFDESLSALLDQYNISEFETDQTQLTKKQLNDKYGSQLYQNYKPLHQIKQTHVNLAKHQEALATYKQQLEIYGAESDLDYKAFSVLKIIYNDGTEQIPTWPTSEMYRFLNDDTFEVLDLTQPDALSIAWKYFHTITLTNKMEGIVIKPEKLTPHIAPYMKVRNMDYLSIIYGYDFQFPHKFNKLIKQKNINKKLRTSINEWSLGSKLLQINWEEISPTNQKFNETAANLLFEVEQERDIDPRL; this is encoded by the coding sequence ATGGAATTAAAAACAAAATTACACACGATATTCATGCTTGTCGGTCCAACAGAATGCGGAAAATCAACATTTGCCCGAAACATACTCTTACCACAACTCCAATTTTCAGATCCCGACAAAAACTTCCCCGCAAACATTCAATACCTATCCTCCGATGCGATCCGTCAAGAAATGCTCGGAAAGGACTACGATAAATACGCGCAAATTATGCTCGAAGCAAGCGATCAAACTTTCGAAATGTTATTTAAAAAACTAGATTTAGTGACAAAATTCCCAATCAACGCCGAATTTGTCATTTTAGATACAACAGGGCTTCATGCCGATTTCCGCGAAAAAGTCCGAGAAACTGCCAAAAAGAACAACTATAATCTCGAAGTTATTCTTTTTGACTATCGAAATCGCGAAGACTACTACACAAGCGAACGTTCCAAAAAACTAATTTCAAACCATCTCACGCGTCTAAAAAAGGATATTCTCCCTCATATTGCGCGTGAAAACTATAACCAGATTCATCGCGTTCGTGCCAAGAATTTCACGACACAGCCAGATGATTACACTATAAAAATTACGAACAAAACCGCTTTTTTAGACACGATTTTGCCGACAAATGAAACCTACACGATAATTGGTGATGTTCATGAGTGTGTCAGCGAGCTAAAATCACTCCTACAAAAGCACGGTGTACAAATCGAGGACAATAAAATCACGCATAGCCCGTGTAAAATCGTTCTAGTTGGCGATTGGATCGATAAAGGAAAAAATACACGTGAAATCACCGAATTTCTACATGAAAACCAGCAATATTTCTTATTTGTACTGGGAAATCACGAAAACTTTGTTCATAAATATATTTTGGGCGAAATCAAAGGCGCAAATCAAGAAATTGTCGATAATTACTTCGATTCTATTCCTGATCTTGTTGCAGATCCTATACTTTTCGCGAAATTCGAGGATCTCTTCCATTTAGCACAACCTTTCTACCATTATATTGGCGACGAAACGGCATCTTTCTATGTCACGCACTCCCCTTGCCAAAATAAATATATCGGAAAACTAGACGGAAACTCCATGCGTCATCAACGTAATTTCCATTTAGATCGCACCAAACCTGTTCAAGAACAGCTCGCATTTTTAGAACAAGATGCTGTGAATAATTATCCGTATCATATTTTTGGACACGTAGCTGCAAAAAAAGCGTTTCGTATCAAAAATAAGCTACACCTCGACACCGGATGCGCACATGGCAATACCCTAACCGCGGTCACACTTAAATACCGCAAGCCTATTTTCAAATCGGTCCACTCCGAGAATCAACAATTAGCTGGCGAATTACCCGAACTATTTAAACAAAAACGTACCGTCGCGATTTCCGAGTTAGACACAGAATCACTACGCCGTCTCCATTACATTAGCGAAAACAAGATAAATTTCGTATCTGGAACCATGTCGCCAGCACCTAAAGATCTCGAAACAAATAATTTAGAATCCCTAGAAAAAGGACTGGAGTATTTTGCAAAAAAAGGCATTTCCGAGGTCGTTCTTCAGCCTAAATATATGGGCTCCCGCTGCAACATCTACTTGCATAAAAATACAAAATCTAGTTTTGCAGTCAGTCGAAACGGCTATAAAATAACTCATATTGACTTGACGCCGATTTACCAAATACTACAATCTCAATTTGCAACATATATGGCGGAAAACAACATTCAAATGCTTATTTTAGACGGCGAACTACTTCCTTGGCAAGCACTGGGCAAAGAACTCATCGAAAAACAGTTCCAGCCAATCGAAACCGCCTTAGAAACAGAGCTATCCTTTTTACAATCACATGGTTTTGATGAAAGCCTATCCGCGTTGCTTGATCAATATAACATCAGCGAGTTTGAAACCGATCAAACACAGCTCACCAAGAAGCAACTAAACGACAAATACGGCTCCCAACTTTATCAAAACTACAAACCGCTACATCAAATCAAGCAAACACATGTAAACTTAGCGAAGCATCAAGAAGCATTAGCCACCTACAAACAACAATTAGAAATTTACGGAGCTGAATCAGATCTAGATTACAAAGCTTTTTCCGTACTGAAAATCATTTATAATGATGGAACCGAGCAAATCCCAACTTGGCCCACTTCTGAAATGTATCGCTTTTTGAATGATGATACATTTGAAGTCCTAGATCTAACGCAACCTGACGCCCTTTCCATCGCCTGGAAGTACTTCCATACCATCACATTAACTAACAAAATGGAAGGAATCGTCATCAAACCTGAAAAACTGACGCCACATATCGCACCTTACATGAAGGTTCGCAACATGGATTACCTGTCGATCATTTACGGCTATGACTTCCAATTTCCGCATAAGTTCAATAAGCTAATCAAACAGAAAAATATCAACAAAAAACTCCGCACATCGATCAATGAATGGTCTCTAGGTTCTAAATTACTCCAAATAAACTGGGAAGAAATCTCACCTACGAACCAAAAATTCAATGAAACGGCTGCAAATCTCCTTTTTGAGGTGGAACAAGAACGCGATATCGACCCCCGATTATAA